ATTTTTATTTACAAACCCGGATACAAAGGTGGAAAACCCGAAATTATGGGAGTGCCTGAAGTTTGCAATAAATTTGGTGTAAAAAATCCCTTGCAAGTTATAGACATGTTGGGGATAATGGGTGATAAATCGGATAATATACCCGGAATTTTCGGCATAGGCGAGGTTGGTGCTAAAAAACTACTTGAACAGTTCGATTCGGTAGAAAATCTTTTAAACAACACTGATAAAATTGCAAGTAAAAGTACAAGAGAAAAAGTTATCAACGGTGCCAATGATGCAGTTATGTCAAAACAACTTGCAACTATTATTTTAGATGTACCTATTGATTTTGACGAAGAATCTCTGAAACTCACAGAGCCGAATATTCCTGTTCTAAAAGAATTTTTGGATAAGTTGGAAATGAGAACTTTTGCCAAAAGGGTTTTCACCGACTTGTCGCTTATTGCATCTGAAAAAACTACCGACGACAAAGACAAAGATAAAGTAAGCGCACAAAGTAGCAACGTTCAATTAGATTTGTTTTCTGAAGCTAATATTGCCGAAATGGAAAGTTTGTACAACAATATTAACAATACAAATCATGAATACGTGCTGATTAACACCGAAGCTGAAACGGATAAATTAGTCGATTTGCTTAGCAAGAGCAAACAATTTTGTTTCGACGCCGAAACCACAAGTTTAGATACCGCCGAAGCCGAATTGGTTGGTATTGCTTTTGCCACCGAGCCTTATAAGGCATACTATCTAAACATACCGCCAAATAGAGAATACGCAAACAAAATAGTAAGCAAACTAAAGCCTGTTTTTGAAAATAAAAATATTTTGAAGATTGGTCAGAACCTGAAATACGATATTGCTGTTTTGCGAAACTACAACATAAAAGTTGCCGGAATATATTTCGACACAATGATAGCACACTACATCATCGAACCTGAGAGCAGGCACAATATGGATAGTATGGCGTTAAGCTATCTGAATTACCAAACTATCAATATAGAATCAATAATAGGCAAAAGGGGTAAAAATCAGAAGAGTATGAGAGATATTGCTCCCGAAATTGTTAAGGATTACGCTTGCGAAGATGCCGACATTACACTCAGGCTGAAAAATGTGCTGTCTAAAGAAATTGATACCGACAAAATGAAAAACGTTTTCCACAATATAGAAATGCCTTTGGTTGAAGTGCTGGAAAACATGGAAAACAACGGTGTTAGAATTGATACCGACACTTTGAATGATTATTCGGAAGTTTTGGGTAAGCAAATAGATACCATACAAGACAATATTTGGAATCACGCTGGAACAAATTTCAACATCTCATCGCCAAAGCAATTGGGAGAAGTTTTGTTTGACAAAATGAAAATTATTTCAAATCCGAAAAGAACCAAAACCAAACAATATCAAACAGGCGAAGATGTTTTAGTTAAATTGATAGATAAGCACCCTATTATCAGCGAGATACTTGAATATAGGTCGCTGACAAAACTAAAATCGACTTACGTTGATAGTTTTCCGCAACTTATAAATCCTAAAACCGGATTGATACACACAAGCTACAATCAGGCTGTAACAGCCACAGGCAGATTGAGTTCTACAAATCCGAATTTGCAAAATATACCTATACGTACCAGTGAAGGCAAAGAAATAAGAAGAGCATTTATACCTCGAAGTTCGGAATATACGCTTTTGTCAGCCGACTACTCGCAAATAGAATTAAGGATAATAGCTTCTATTAGCAACGACAGTAATATGATTAACGCTTTTAATTCCAAACAGGATATACACGCTGCCACTGCTGCCCGTATATACAAGACCAATATAGAATATGTTACAAGCGACATGAGACGAAACGCAAAATCGGTTAATTTTGGAATTATTTACGGTATGTCAGCTTTTGGATTGGCTGAACAACTGTCTATTCCGCGAAAAGAAGCCGCCGAAATAATCGATAATTACTTTTTGTCATTCCCAAAAATAAAAGAGTATATCAACAATATCATAGATTTTGCTAAAAAGAACGAATACGTGGAAACGCTTTTAGGTCGCAGGCGCTATATTCGCGATATAAATTCAGCCAATGCCGTTGTTAGGGGTTACGCCGAAAGAAACGCCATAAACGCTCCTATACAAGGCACAGCCGCCGATATGATTAAAATTGCTATGGTCGATATTTATAATGAGCTGAAAAAACAAAACCTAAAAACGCTTATGACAATGCAAGTCCACGACGAACTTGTTTTCGACGTGTTTATTCCTGAACTCGACACTGTAAAAAGTATAGTTAAAGACAAAATGGAATCGGCTCTGAAACTAAATGTTCCCGTAGTTATCGACATGAACACAGGCGACAATTGGTTGGAGGCGCATTAGTGTAAAAAAGCTGCAGGCTTTTTTTAGCCATTAGCTCTTGGCTGTTAGCCGTTGGCAATTGTCGGTGTGTAACCTATTTAGTACAGCTAAGAGCCAACGGCTAAAAGCTATTTATAAATGATTTTTAAACCTAACAGGTTTTTGAAACCTGTTAGGTTTTTTACATAGGTTTTTTACAAATCTCCCAGGCGACAATTGGTTGGAGGCGCATTAGTGTAAAAAAGGTTGCGTTGTACGCACCTTTTTTAGCCATTGGCTGTGGTTGTTCCCCAATAGCCAACGGTTAAAAGCTAAAGACTAAATGGTTTTTAAACCTAACAGGTTTTTGAAACCTGTTAGGTTTTTACAAATCTCCCACATCTTCAACATCATCCAAAAAGTTCAATACGTTTATATCATGCCAATATTCAAAATTTTCCTTGTCGCCAAACAAACTTAATACATATTCCCTTTCAACTGAAGATGACTTCTCAGAAATATAGGCTTGATACGATGAATAGCGATACTTTTTATAATCATCAGTAAATAAGTGCTTCACAGGATTTAAATGTACATAGGCAATTAACTGAATTAAATATTTTTCATCTTCTATTCGTTTTCGATGTAGATGTTTTTGAAAAAGACTTCCCGTCCTGTTATATTTTTTATTTACAGCTTTAGTATAAGCATTAAAAAAATGAGAAAAAGGAAGATATGGTTTTGTTTGATATTTTTCTTCTAATTGATCGTAATCTTTAATTTTTATCACTAAATGAAAATGATTTTTTAATAGACAATAAGCATATATATCTGCTATTGGCAACAGATATTTTTTCAGCAACTCTAAAAAATAACGATAATTCTCCTCTTCAAAGAAAATATTTTCTTTATTATTTCCTCTATTAAAAACGTGATAAACAACACCGGGTTCAAAAAAGTCTTGTCGCATAAACCATATTTTTACTATAAAAAAACCTAACAGCCAAAGGCTAAAGGCTATTTATAAATAATTTTTAAACCTAACAGGTTTTTGAAACCTGTTAGGTTTGTTTCACATTAATGGAAAAAGGTTCGTGATACGCACCTTTTTCAGCCAACGGCTATTTATAATTTCAAACCGCCTTACTTTATCGTTCGCAACAATTCTTACGCTTTATCCAATGCCTGAACAAGGTCGGCTAGAATATCGTCGTAGTCTTCTATTCCTACCGAAAATCTTACCATACCGTCAGTAATTCCTGCACTTAATCTACCTTCTTTACTCATTTTTGAGTGTGTCATTGATGCCGGATGTTGTATCAAAGTTTCAACTCCACCCAACGAAACAGCAAGCAGGGCTAACTGAACGGAATTCATCATTCTTTTACCTGCCTCTATTCCACCTTTTAAACCGAATGACATCATGGTTCCAGGTCCACGCATCTGCTTCTTAACCAATTCGTATTGCGGATGGCTCTTCAAGCCTGGATATTTCACCCATTCTACTTTTGGGTGGTTTTCTAAGAATTCAGCTATTTTAATCGCCGATTTTTGAGCTTGCTCTACACGAATGCTAAGAGTTTTTAAGCCTCTAATAACCATATAGGCTTGGTGCGGATCCATATTGAAACCCATACTTACCATAGTTGAACGTAATTTTGTATAAAGCGATTTTTCCTTAGCAATAACAATACCGCCAACTATATCGGCATGACCGTTTAAAAATTTTGTTATAGAATGTAAAACAACATCTGCACCCAAATCAAGTGGATTTTGCAAATACGGACTGCAAAATGTATTATCAACAGCCAAAATAATATTATGTTTTTTAGCCAATTGCGAACATGCTTTTAAGTCGGAGACTTCCATTGTCGGATTTGCAGGCGTTTCAACGTAAAGTAATTTAGTGTTTGGCTTGATAGCAGCTTCAACTTCGTTGATATTTGCAGTGTTAACAAAAGTAGATTCAACGCCGTATTTAGCGTAGTATGTTTCTAAAATAACTCTACTTGGTCCGTACACCGCCGATGAACAAATAACGTGAGAGCCTTTTTCCAAGAAAGTCCCGTAAACCACGTTAACAGCACCCATACCCGAACTTGTAGCTATACCTCCAAAACCGTTTTCTATATCTGCTACCAAGTCTTCTAAAGCTTTTACTGTAGGATTGCCTATTCGGGTGTATATGTAACCGTCGCATTCGCCTGCAAAGCAAGCCGCTCCATGGTCGGCGCTCTTAAACCTAAAAGTTGATGTTTGATAAATTGGAACAGTAGCACTTCCGTAAGGTTCGTCGAAAGCTCCACTATGTATTAATTTTGAATCGAATTTTAATTTTTTTGAATCACTCATTGTATGTTATTTATATTAATTTTTTATTGAATTATGCAAAGTTACTTTTAATGGCTTAAAATAAGCTATTATTTCACCAAAATTTTATTATTTATTGTTTTCAGAAGTTATTTCCTTAGCCAAGGCAATTTTGTTTTTCTTATTAATGAATTTCCGCTGCTCGTAGTAGGACGGAATACGCCTGACGATAAGGCTTTTATCTCTTCAATAGTGTAAAACGCCGAAGGATAATAATCGTGCAGTATGCTGATAAAGCCTTCTACTTCTTTACGTCTAATTATTGAGAAAACAACCTTTAAATCGCCACCTTTTGAACCTTTTGCATCAACAATGGTAATACCGTAGTTTGCTTCCTTTACTTTGTTTATAAACTCTTCATTGTCGCCTTGCAAAAAGGTTCTAACAATCACATTGCCGAGTGCTATGCGCTCTTCCATTAGCATACCTATATAATTTCCGGCAGCAAAACCTGCACCGTAGGCAATGTAGCACAACCAATTGTCAAGATGCTGCATAATTTGAGCCACAGCTATCAACCAAATAATAACTTCAAAAAATCCAATTACAGGTGCTATTCGTTTCATTCCTTTTGAAACAAATATAAGCCTCAACGTTCCTATACTTACGTCGGCTACTCGGGCTAAAAAAATTAAAAGTGGCAACACTATCCATGTGAACCACCACACGTCTGTTGTTAATACTGAAAGTAGCATGATTAATACGTTTTAATTAATTCTATATTGCAATCAAAATTATTATATTTCTGAAAACAAACGGCTTATACTGCCAAATAATAATTATTTTTAACTAATTACAAAACCGAAATCTATCAGTTGTTGCCAGAATTTAGGGTAAGATTTGTTAACCACGTCGGGATTATCGATTTTAAGTTTATATCCGGCTAATGCCAACGGCGCTATAGACATAGCCATTCTGTGATCTTGGTAGGTTTTTATTTCATAAAATTCGGTTTTGTCTATTTTACTATCATCAATTGTAGAAATAATTAAATCGCCGTCGATTATTTTTATATCGAACCCTAATTTTTCCAACTCCGTGTAAATAGCTTCCAAACGGTTGGTTTCTTTATATTGCAAGGTACTAAGTCCGGTAAGTTTTGCCGAAATGTTTTTAGCGCAGCAAGTTACAGCAATAGATTGCAATATATCGGGGTTTGAGATAAAATCGAAATAAAATTTCGGATTGCAGCTTCCTTCATTTTCTAAAATAATTCCATCTTTATTTTGTGTGGTTTTTACTCCTAATCTGCTGTACAAAACGGGTAAAACCGAATCGGCTTGCAGACTGTTTACACTCAAATCGGAGAGCAAGACTTTGGCGTTGGGCATCAAACTTGCAATTTGATACCAATACGCAGCCGCAGTCCAATCTGGCTCAACAGCTTTGGGACAATCGTTGTTAAAACCTTGTTGGATAATTATTTTCTTATCTTTTATCACAACCTCAGCTCCTGCTTGCTTGAGAGCATCTTGCGTTAAAAATATATACGGCTCGGAAACTGTTTCGTTGGACAGCAAAATTGTGAGTCCGCCAGCAATTACAGGTGCAATAAGCATCATAGCACTTACAAACTGACTACTCTTTGTAGCGTCTATTGCAACTTCGCCGCCTTTAAAATTGCTTTTGCCTTTAATAATAAGCGGTACGAAATTGTCGTTTTCAGCGTATTTTATATCAGCTCCAAGACTCAACAAAGCATCTACCAAAGGCTTTATCGGTCGTTGTTGCATACGCTCAGTGCCGGTCAGATACCAGTTCCCGGGAGTTATACTTAAAACAGCAGTCAGAAATCGTAATGTTGTGCCTGCATCTTGAGCATCAATTGTTATTGGAGTTGACAAGTTTTTGTTTTCGGATATTAACTTTAACAACTTTTGCAAAAGTACTGTATCGTTGGCATCCGAATAATTAATATCAAAAGCTTTACCCGACAAATACTGCAATACAAGCAAACGATTAGATATACTTTTGCTTAAAGGCAAATTTACCTTAAATATGCTTTTGTTATTGCTTGGTATTTTACAATCGGATATTTGCATAAAGTTTGCTTAATTTGATTTTAACGTTATTAAAGTAATTTCTGATGCTATTCCCAATCTGAATGGAAAAGCAACCGTCCCTAATCCTCTATTAACGTACAAACTTTGCTTATTATTGTCGTTGTTGGTTGAGTACAAGCCCGCCCATTGCTCGAACATAAACTGTGCCGGACTAAATCTTACTTTTCCTTTTTCGAAACCCATTTGCATGGCGTGAGTATGTCCCGAAAGCGTGAGATTAATGTCTTTGTGATTTTCGGTTATTACATTTTGCCAATGGTGTGGGTCGTGAGAAAGCAAAATTTTAAACGGAACTTTTTCTGCTCCTTTGTTTGCCAATTCTACATCTCCGTACTTACCCCAACGATCGACTTTGCTCCAGTTTTCAACTCCCAACAAGGCTATACTGTCGTTTTGCTTACGCAAAATAGCATTTGAGTTGTTGAGCAATTTCCAATTCACTCTTTTGTAAAAATCGGCTAAAAGCTCGCTCTGACTCGGAGTAGTATCTGTTTTGCTATTATTATAGTAATCGTAGTCGTGGTTGCCCAACACCGAATATACTCCATGTTCGGCTTTTATCTGTTTCATCATGTCTTCAAAAGGGTACGCTTCGCTTGCTTTCTCGTTAACCAAATCGCCTGTAAAAACAACCAAATCGGGTTTTAAAGAATTTATTTTGTCAACAGCTTTCTGAAATAATTCTGCTTTATACCAACTACCAAAATGAATATCCGATAAATGAACAATTTTAAAATCGTTGAATGAATCGGGAATTCCTTCATCGTGATAGTTTACTTCATGAATTTTAAAATCGTAAGTCCATTTAAAACAACTAATAATAACAAAAGTTACTATTAACATAGCCGATATTGCACCCATAATTGTGAAGATTTTATATGTTTTTGAAAACGTTTCTGATTTTTTATTGAATAATTTTCCGCAAACCCTAATAATGATTGAAATAACCTCTCCCAAAAGCATGAAAGACAATAAAACCAACTTCGATATTACCAATATCATCATTAAACCGGGAACATATATCCTAAAAAAGGTGTTCCAATCTTCAATAGGCGTAATGCTCGAAATTATAGCAACTAAATAAATGAAAAATAGCGGAAGAAAATAAATTGTTATAAGCCAAAACTGTTTGCGTATAAAGAACTTGAAGGTTTTTATAAAAGTGCCCAAAAGCAAAAAATCGACAAGTAAGAAAACAACAAAAAACCAATACTTACTCGAATGGACACCTATTACATTCTTGCCAACTAACAAACCTAAAATAGCTGTAACGCAAAAAATAATAATTAAGGCAACGGCTCCCTTTTTAGTGATTACACGTCGGTTTTCGCTTATATTTCCAATCATATAAAATTTTAACACGGCAAAAGTAATTACTTATTATTAACTTAATGATAAATGAATATTAGAAAATGTTGTTATCCGATAAATATCTTCATATTGGCTTTTAGCTCTTGGCTGTTAGCCTTTGGCTGGTAAAGTTAGAAATTAGAAATCACAGCTCGCACGCTTTCGCAAAGCGTGTGTTACGAACATTGACTTTTAAAGTTTCTATTTTTTTATATGTTCTTTTGTGTTATTTCGTTCCGTATTAATTTTTAAGGTACTCAATGCTCTCGAACCGTTTATACGGTTCTCGGGTGATACAAAAGAACCAAAAAATCAAGGCTGACATTTCTTTTCTGAATTGCGTTCTCATAAATCCTAAGTTCGTGCGGGTGATTTCCGAGCAAGCTCGGAACTTCCCGTTCTCACTAAGGATTTATTTCGAACTACATTCAGAAGAAATGTATGCCCTCCTTTTAAAGTAATATGTCTTGCTATTGTAATTTCTTTTCACGATAGATAATAAACACGAAAAAGAGCGAAGTTAATTTATTACAAAACAGCTAAATTTGAATTGATATTGGCTGTTGGCTTTTGGCTGAGTTTAGCTAATAGCAATGGCTAACGGCTAAAAGCCTCGCAACACGCAACACGCTACACCCATTTCAAGATTTTATCGAACAGTAATAATTATAAAATGTTTGTGCTATAATTTTTTACTGTAACATTTTCAGGATAATAAACTTTGTTTTACTTACAAATATTATTTTTCTTTGTAAAAAATTAATCTATGAATTTGAGTTACAAAATTAGCAACTATATAATCCCAAAGCCTTTAAACTATACCGAAAGCGAAGATGTTTTCGATTTTGGAAATAATCCTTTAACAACTTTTATTTCGGAAGAAGCAAATAGTATTATCGATAAAAGTTTTTTCGATACGATTAGCAATTTTTTGCCTATAAAAAAGGGAAACGAAACCAATTCAATATTATATTTACACGCCAACAGCGGTTTAGACCCTAATCCTGAAGAATATGAATTGAAAATTGAACCAAACAAGATAAGTCTAACCGCGAAAAGCCATTCGGGTTTTTTATATGGTATGGTAACTTTATCGCAATTGTACTTGCAACAAAAGTATTTGCAAAAAGAAGTGCATTGTTGCACCATCAGCGATAAGCCTGAGTTTAAATGGAGAGGAATAATGTTAGATGTGGTCAGGCATATGTTACCCATCGATTACATAAAACAATTTATTGACTTGATGAACTACTACAAGCTCAACTCGTTGCACTTGCACCTCACCGACGACCAAGGTTGGCGAATTGAAATAAAACAATATCCGAACCTTACAAAAATAGGCTCGTGGCGAAAAGAAACGCTTGTAGGTTGGCAATTGGGTTACAAATCGGAAGAAGATTTTTTGTTTGATAACAAGCCATACGGCGGATACTACACTCAAGAGCAACTAAAAGATTTGGTTGAATATGCGAAAGCAAGAAATATAAATATTGTTCCCGAAATTGAAATGCCCGGGCATGCAACAGCGCTGCTTGCAGCCTATCCGGAGCTGGCTTGCAATAAAAAACTAAATATTGAAACGGCTACGTATTGGGGAATTTTTGACGATATTATTTGTCCGACAGATGAAGCCATTGCTTTTATGAAAAATGTATTAGATGAAGTCTGCGATATTTTCCAAAGTAAATATATTCATATTGGTGGCGACGAAGTCCCAAAAACCAATTGGAAAAATTGCGATTTCGTTAAACAACTGATGAAAAAACACAAGATCACCGATGTAGAAAAGGTGCAAGGCTGGTTTAACCGACAAATTGAAGAGCATCTGAACAAAAAAGGTCGTTTGCTCATTGGCTGGGACGAAATACTCGACGGCGGCATCTCAAACAAAGCCTGCGTTATGTCGTGGCAAGGCGAAAAAGGTGGAATTAGAGCTGCAAACTCGGGTAATTATGTTGTAATGTCGCCGGGAAATCACTCGCTTTATTGGGATTATAAATATGATAACGATTATTGCCCGAAAAACATCGGCAGAAACGACAATAGCGCTCCAACAAATAAGCTGTACGAATATTATCCCATTCCCGACGAAATTGACAATGATAAAAAGCACTTTATCTTAGGAGTACAAGCTAATATTTGGTCGGAGTATATTTTAAATCCCGAGCAACACCAATACCTTGCTTTTCCACGAATGTTTGCCTTAGCTGAAATAGCTTGGTCGGAGAAAGAAAGCAAAAATTGGACAGACTTTGTTGTTCGCAACACTTTGCATTACCGTATTATTGATAGACTCAATTTCAATTATCACATATTTGAGCCTATTCTAAAAAAAATAAATGAAAAATTTTATTTGTATTCGTGTGTACCAAATTCAACAATTTACTACACAACTGACGGCTGTATTCCGAGTGATAAATCACTCAAGTACAACAACTTCCCCATTGATGAAAATACGCTTAAACTAATTACAGCAAGGACTTTTGTAGAAGACAAAAGCAGCAAACCTGTGAATTTTTAAGATTTATTTATAACATTTTTGCTATAAATTCGTTATTATAGTCGTATTAACTATAAATCTATTTACTATGATGACAAAAAAATTTTTTAAACCTTTTGTGTTTGCTCTAACCGTTTTATTGTTTATTTCCGTATCTTGTACGAAAGACAATAAAAATGAACTTCCTAACGAGATTAAAACGTACGTTACAACACACTTTCCTAAGAAAAACATTGTAAGCTACGAAAAAGTTACTAACGATGTTAAAATTAACTACCACGTTAAACTTGAAGACGAAATCGACTTGTACTTTGGTAATGCTAATAATATAGTTCAAATCAAATCTGACGATTATAAGTTACCATACTCTATTTTCGACCAAAATATCCTTGACTACATTGCTCAAAATTATCCTTTCAATTATATCACCGATTGGGAACTCGACGACGATAAGTATGAAGTTGAGTTGGACAACGGAATTGAATTGGAATTCGACTTGCAAGGTAATTTTATACGTTCGGAAAATGAAGATGATGTCGTTTTGCAGCCTTCAGACTTGCCACAAGAAATACTCGACTACATAAACACATATTTCGGCGATGCCACCATTTTAAAAGTCGTTAAAGACGAAGATGATGACGAAGTTGATATTTTGCTATCCAACAGAATAAAATTGACTTTCTGCTGGAGTCAAAAAAATATAATTGAGATTATTTCCGACCGTCAGATTCCCGACGAAGTTCTTCCTGTAGCTATCGTTGAGTACGTAAACAACAACTTCCCCAACTATTTTATAGTTGAATGGGAACTTGACGACGACAAGCAAGAAGTTGAACTTAACAACGGTATTGAATTGGAGTTTGACCTGCAAGGCAATTTTTTAAGTTTAGACGATGGCGACGAT
The sequence above is a segment of the Lentimicrobiaceae bacterium genome. Coding sequences within it:
- the polA gene encoding DNA polymerase I; this translates as MKKVYLLDAMALIYRAYFALQRSPRVTSYGLNTSAVMGFANTLYDIIKNENPTHIGVAFDSYAPTLRHESFEDYKANREAMPEDIATSIPYIKELISAFNIPILELEGYEADDIIGTLAKEAEKKGFTTYMVTPDKDFGQLVSENIFIYKPGYKGGKPEIMGVPEVCNKFGVKNPLQVIDMLGIMGDKSDNIPGIFGIGEVGAKKLLEQFDSVENLLNNTDKIASKSTREKVINGANDAVMSKQLATIILDVPIDFDEESLKLTEPNIPVLKEFLDKLEMRTFAKRVFTDLSLIASEKTTDDKDKDKVSAQSSNVQLDLFSEANIAEMESLYNNINNTNHEYVLINTEAETDKLVDLLSKSKQFCFDAETTSLDTAEAELVGIAFATEPYKAYYLNIPPNREYANKIVSKLKPVFENKNILKIGQNLKYDIAVLRNYNIKVAGIYFDTMIAHYIIEPESRHNMDSMALSYLNYQTINIESIIGKRGKNQKSMRDIAPEIVKDYACEDADITLRLKNVLSKEIDTDKMKNVFHNIEMPLVEVLENMENNGVRIDTDTLNDYSEVLGKQIDTIQDNIWNHAGTNFNISSPKQLGEVLFDKMKIISNPKRTKTKQYQTGEDVLVKLIDKHPIISEILEYRSLTKLKSTYVDSFPQLINPKTGLIHTSYNQAVTATGRLSSTNPNLQNIPIRTSEGKEIRRAFIPRSSEYTLLSADYSQIELRIIASISNDSNMINAFNSKQDIHAATAARIYKTNIEYVTSDMRRNAKSVNFGIIYGMSAFGLAEQLSIPRKEAAEIIDNYFLSFPKIKEYINNIIDFAKKNEYVETLLGRRRYIRDINSANAVVRGYAERNAINAPIQGTAADMIKIAMVDIYNELKKQNLKTLMTMQVHDELVFDVFIPELDTVKSIVKDKMESALKLNVPVVIDMNTGDNWLEAH
- a CDS encoding PLP-dependent aspartate aminotransferase family protein, with protein sequence MSDSKKLKFDSKLIHSGAFDEPYGSATVPIYQTSTFRFKSADHGAACFAGECDGYIYTRIGNPTVKALEDLVADIENGFGGIATSSGMGAVNVVYGTFLEKGSHVICSSAVYGPSRVILETYYAKYGVESTFVNTANINEVEAAIKPNTKLLYVETPANPTMEVSDLKACSQLAKKHNIILAVDNTFCSPYLQNPLDLGADVVLHSITKFLNGHADIVGGIVIAKEKSLYTKLRSTMVSMGFNMDPHQAYMVIRGLKTLSIRVEQAQKSAIKIAEFLENHPKVEWVKYPGLKSHPQYELVKKQMRGPGTMMSFGLKGGIEAGKRMMNSVQLALLAVSLGGVETLIQHPASMTHSKMSKEGRLSAGITDGMVRFSVGIEDYDDILADLVQALDKA
- a CDS encoding DUF2179 domain-containing protein; translated protein: MLLSVLTTDVWWFTWIVLPLLIFLARVADVSIGTLRLIFVSKGMKRIAPVIGFFEVIIWLIAVAQIMQHLDNWLCYIAYGAGFAAGNYIGMLMEERIALGNVIVRTFLQGDNEEFINKVKEANYGITIVDAKGSKGGDLKVVFSIIRRKEVEGFISILHDYYPSAFYTIEEIKALSSGVFRPTTSSGNSLIRKTKLPWLRK
- a CDS encoding 3-phosphoshikimate 1-carboxyvinyltransferase yields the protein MQISDCKIPSNNKSIFKVNLPLSKSISNRLLVLQYLSGKAFDINYSDANDTVLLQKLLKLISENKNLSTPITIDAQDAGTTLRFLTAVLSITPGNWYLTGTERMQQRPIKPLVDALLSLGADIKYAENDNFVPLIIKGKSNFKGGEVAIDATKSSQFVSAMMLIAPVIAGGLTILLSNETVSEPYIFLTQDALKQAGAEVVIKDKKIIIQQGFNNDCPKAVEPDWTAAAYWYQIASLMPNAKVLLSDLSVNSLQADSVLPVLYSRLGVKTTQNKDGIILENEGSCNPKFYFDFISNPDILQSIAVTCCAKNISAKLTGLSTLQYKETNRLEAIYTELEKLGFDIKIIDGDLIISTIDDSKIDKTEFYEIKTYQDHRMAMSIAPLALAGYKLKIDNPDVVNKSYPKFWQQLIDFGFVIS
- a CDS encoding metallophosphoesterase, which encodes MIGNISENRRVITKKGAVALIIIFCVTAILGLLVGKNVIGVHSSKYWFFVVFLLVDFLLLGTFIKTFKFFIRKQFWLITIYFLPLFFIYLVAIISSITPIEDWNTFFRIYVPGLMMILVISKLVLLSFMLLGEVISIIIRVCGKLFNKKSETFSKTYKIFTIMGAISAMLIVTFVIISCFKWTYDFKIHEVNYHDEGIPDSFNDFKIVHLSDIHFGSWYKAELFQKAVDKINSLKPDLVVFTGDLVNEKASEAYPFEDMMKQIKAEHGVYSVLGNHDYDYYNNSKTDTTPSQSELLADFYKRVNWKLLNNSNAILRKQNDSIALLGVENWSKVDRWGKYGDVELANKGAEKVPFKILLSHDPHHWQNVITENHKDINLTLSGHTHAMQMGFEKGKVRFSPAQFMFEQWAGLYSTNNDNNKQSLYVNRGLGTVAFPFRLGIASEITLITLKSN
- a CDS encoding family 20 glycosylhydrolase; this encodes MNLSYKISNYIIPKPLNYTESEDVFDFGNNPLTTFISEEANSIIDKSFFDTISNFLPIKKGNETNSILYLHANSGLDPNPEEYELKIEPNKISLTAKSHSGFLYGMVTLSQLYLQQKYLQKEVHCCTISDKPEFKWRGIMLDVVRHMLPIDYIKQFIDLMNYYKLNSLHLHLTDDQGWRIEIKQYPNLTKIGSWRKETLVGWQLGYKSEEDFLFDNKPYGGYYTQEQLKDLVEYAKARNINIVPEIEMPGHATALLAAYPELACNKKLNIETATYWGIFDDIICPTDEAIAFMKNVLDEVCDIFQSKYIHIGGDEVPKTNWKNCDFVKQLMKKHKITDVEKVQGWFNRQIEEHLNKKGRLLIGWDEILDGGISNKACVMSWQGEKGGIRAANSGNYVVMSPGNHSLYWDYKYDNDYCPKNIGRNDNSAPTNKLYEYYPIPDEIDNDKKHFILGVQANIWSEYILNPEQHQYLAFPRMFALAEIAWSEKESKNWTDFVVRNTLHYRIIDRLNFNYHIFEPILKKINEKFYLYSCVPNSTIYYTTDGCIPSDKSLKYNNFPIDENTLKLITARTFVEDKSSKPVNF
- a CDS encoding PepSY-like domain-containing protein, with protein sequence MMTKKFFKPFVFALTVLLFISVSCTKDNKNELPNEIKTYVTTHFPKKNIVSYEKVTNDVKINYHVKLEDEIDLYFGNANNIVQIKSDDYKLPYSIFDQNILDYIAQNYPFNYITDWELDDDKYEVELDNGIELEFDLQGNFIRSENEDDVVLQPSDLPQEILDYINTYFGDATILKVVKDEDDDEVDILLSNRIKLTFCWSQKNIIEIISDRQIPDEVLPVAIVEYVNNNFPNYFIVEWELDDDKQEVELNNGIELEFDLQGNFLSLDDGDDDIIIPYNDLPNDIKTYLTTHFPNNNFKHAFKDDDDHEIDVFLEGDVELTFDVNNKVIEIECDNGLPNSVLQAAIVTYVNTHYPNNLIVSWKLDDNKQEVELDNGVELVFDLDGNFLYED